One Faecalispora anaeroviscerum genomic window carries:
- a CDS encoding Mini-ribonuclease 3, which yields MERFLETDCDPRQLSPLPLAFVGDGVFELFVRERLVCQANCPVNTLHKSAVAQVCCGAQAQAALKLIPLFTEEEEAVYRRGRNAKVSHIPKNSSSADYHAATALETLFGYLYLKGELARLRQFFALICEE from the coding sequence TTGGAACGCTTTTTAGAAACAGACTGCGATCCGCGTCAACTCAGTCCTTTGCCTCTGGCCTTTGTCGGCGACGGGGTTTTCGAGCTGTTTGTGCGGGAGCGTCTGGTTTGCCAGGCAAACTGCCCGGTCAATACGCTGCATAAAAGTGCCGTGGCCCAGGTGTGCTGCGGTGCGCAGGCACAGGCGGCTTTGAAGCTGATTCCCTTGTTTACCGAAGAGGAGGAGGCCGTTTACCGCCGCGGACGAAACGCAAAGGTATCTCATATACCGAAAAACTCCAGCTCTGCCGATTACCATGCGGCAACGGCGCTGGAAACCTTATTTGGATATTTGTATTTGAAAGGGGAGCTGGCGCGTCTGCGTCAATTTTTTGCCTTGATCTGCGAAGAATGA
- a CDS encoding polyprenyl synthetase family protein codes for MSMKRQEQYVEMLEDALSRYLPGGDKLQQVLFSSMEYSLLSGGKRIRPILMLEFCRLCGGSLTAALPFACAIEMIHTYSLIHDDLPCMDDDELRRGRPTNHRVYGEATALLAGDALLTLAFETMLSPQTIRTAGAVKTATAAGVLARAAGALGMVGGQIIDLASEGKKIPLSTLRVMDERKTGALILAAAEMGCVVGGADNEQIRAAREYAKALGLAFQIVDDILDVTGDSTLLGKNVGVDDLNDKSTYVSLMGLEGAKKAVRELTDEAVTALARFDGDTDYLVNLARQLAIRKN; via the coding sequence ATGAGCATGAAGCGTCAGGAGCAGTATGTGGAAATGTTGGAGGATGCCTTGTCCCGTTATTTACCCGGCGGAGACAAGCTGCAGCAGGTATTATTCTCTTCCATGGAATACAGCCTGCTTTCCGGCGGCAAGCGGATTCGTCCGATTCTAATGCTGGAATTTTGCCGCCTCTGCGGCGGCAGTCTGACGGCGGCGCTTCCGTTTGCCTGCGCGATTGAAATGATTCATACCTATTCGCTGATTCACGATGACCTGCCCTGTATGGATGACGACGAGCTGCGGCGCGGCCGGCCGACAAACCACCGGGTGTACGGAGAGGCCACTGCGCTTTTGGCGGGTGACGCCCTTCTGACGCTGGCATTTGAAACAATGCTCTCGCCGCAGACCATTCGAACAGCGGGTGCGGTGAAAACTGCGACTGCCGCCGGTGTTCTGGCCCGTGCGGCCGGCGCGCTCGGAATGGTGGGAGGGCAGATTATCGACCTTGCCTCAGAGGGAAAGAAGATTCCGCTCTCCACGCTGCGCGTGATGGATGAGCGCAAAACCGGCGCACTGATTCTGGCGGCGGCTGAAATGGGCTGCGTGGTAGGCGGAGCAGACAACGAACAAATCCGCGCCGCCCGCGAATATGCCAAAGCGCTAGGACTGGCATTTCAGATTGTGGACGACATCCTTGATGTGACCGGTGACAGCACGCTTCTGGGCAAAAATGTTGGCGTGGACGATCTGAACGATAAAAGTACCTATGTTTCCCTTATGGGGCTGGAAGGTGCGAAAAAGGCCGTGCGTGAGCTGACTGACGAGGCTGTAACGGCGCTTGCCAGGTTCGACGGCGACACGGATTATCTGGTGAATTTAGCGCGTCAGTTGGCGATTCGAAAGAATTAA
- a CDS encoding ribosomal-processing cysteine protease Prp: MIQVSFLRQPDGELLGFQMTGHSGIAEEGSDILCAAVSSAAYLVANAITDVVQVRADLSVSEGSMFLRIPERSVFLCRTLLQGLRLHFMGLEEQYSENIRINYTEV, translated from the coding sequence ATGATTCAGGTTTCTTTTTTGCGGCAGCCTGACGGCGAGCTTTTGGGATTTCAGATGACCGGACATTCCGGAATAGCGGAAGAGGGTTCCGATATTCTGTGCGCGGCGGTTTCTTCCGCGGCCTATCTGGTGGCAAACGCCATTACCGATGTGGTTCAGGTTAGAGCGGATCTTTCTGTTTCCGAGGGGAGCATGTTTCTCCGGATTCCCGAACGGTCGGTTTTTCTGTGCCGAACGCTGCTGCAAGGACTCAGGCTTCATTTTATGGGCCTGGAAGAGCAATACTCAGAAAATATCAGGATAAATTATACGGAGGTGTAA
- the xseB gene encoding exodeoxyribonuclease VII small subunit, with protein sequence MKKNMTFEAAMTELSQIVDRMESGEATLDESLKLFESGTKLASFCYDKLQNAEQKIRDISELEERREE encoded by the coding sequence ATGAAAAAGAATATGACCTTTGAAGCGGCGATGACAGAGCTTTCTCAAATTGTGGACCGGATGGAAAGCGGAGAGGCCACTTTGGATGAGTCCTTAAAGCTGTTTGAATCGGGGACAAAGCTGGCATCGTTTTGCTATGATAAATTGCAGAACGCGGAACAGAAAATCAGGGATATTTCCGAACTGGAAGAAAGGCGAGAGGAATGA
- the obgE gene encoding GTPase ObgE encodes MFVDIAKIKVKAGDGGNGAVSFHREKYVAAGGPDGGDGGRGGDVVFQVDKNLSTLADFRYKRKYIAENGQNGAGKRCSGRGAPDLVIRVPQGTLVRDLESGRLLADLSSDEPQVIARAGKGGWGNAHFATPTRQTPRFAKPGQPGEEFEVQLELKLLADVGLVGYPNVGKSTLVSVVSEAKPNIANYHFTTITPVLGVVFLGEGQSFVMADIPGLIEGAGEGAGLGHRFLRHVERCRLLVHIVDVAGSEGRDPKEDFEIINRELKKFNGELSQRPMLVAGNKCDLASEEQVEEFRRFVEEQGYEFFPIMAAIRYGVDPLLKRIQEMLSQLPPVVRFEPDPVPLPEITPEQAQKFTVTNQDGVFVVEGEWLLQLLRSVNFDDYESLQYFQRVLISSGVIDALREAGAEEGDTVSMYDLEFDFVE; translated from the coding sequence ATGTTTGTAGATATTGCGAAAATTAAAGTGAAAGCCGGCGACGGCGGCAACGGCGCCGTCAGCTTTCACAGGGAAAAATATGTTGCGGCCGGCGGGCCGGACGGCGGCGATGGCGGCCGTGGCGGAGATGTTGTGTTTCAGGTGGATAAAAACCTGTCCACTCTGGCAGATTTTCGCTATAAGCGCAAGTATATTGCCGAGAACGGGCAGAACGGCGCGGGAAAGCGATGCTCCGGCAGGGGCGCGCCCGACCTGGTGATTCGTGTGCCGCAAGGAACTCTGGTGCGCGATTTGGAAAGCGGACGCCTGCTGGCAGATCTGTCTTCCGATGAGCCGCAGGTAATCGCCCGCGCCGGCAAAGGTGGATGGGGAAATGCACATTTTGCAACTCCCACGCGTCAGACTCCTCGTTTTGCCAAGCCGGGTCAGCCCGGTGAAGAGTTTGAGGTACAGCTCGAGCTGAAGCTTCTGGCAGATGTTGGTTTGGTCGGCTACCCCAATGTAGGTAAATCGACGCTGGTTTCTGTCGTAAGTGAGGCGAAGCCGAACATCGCGAATTATCATTTTACCACCATCACTCCGGTCTTGGGTGTCGTGTTTTTGGGAGAGGGACAATCCTTTGTTATGGCGGACATCCCCGGCCTGATTGAAGGAGCCGGAGAGGGTGCCGGATTGGGCCACCGATTCCTGCGCCATGTGGAGCGTTGCCGCCTGCTGGTGCATATTGTGGATGTTGCGGGCAGCGAAGGGCGCGACCCCAAAGAGGATTTTGAAATCATTAACCGTGAACTTAAAAAGTTTAATGGCGAACTTTCCCAGCGGCCAATGCTTGTGGCAGGGAATAAATGCGACCTCGCTTCAGAGGAGCAGGTCGAAGAGTTCCGCCGATTCGTGGAAGAGCAGGGCTACGAGTTCTTCCCGATTATGGCTGCTATCCGTTATGGGGTAGACCCGCTGCTCAAAAGGATTCAGGAAATGCTGTCGCAGCTGCCGCCGGTGGTTCGCTTTGAGCCCGACCCAGTGCCGTTGCCTGAAATCACTCCCGAACAGGCACAGAAATTCACCGTTACCAATCAGGACGGCGTATTTGTGGTGGAGGGCGAGTGGTTGCTCCAGCTGCTGCGTTCCGTCAATTTCGACGACTATGAGTCCCTGCAGTATTTCCAGCGTGTTCTGATTAGCTCCGGTGTAATCGACGCCTTGCGTGAAGCAGGGGCCGAAGAGGGCGATACGGTCAGCATGTACGATCTGGAATTTGATTTTGTGGAGTAG
- the rplU gene encoding 50S ribosomal protein L21: MYAVIETGGKQYKVQYGDVIYIERLAAEQDATVDFKVVALGGEEGLKVGAPFVEGASVTGKVLKNGKQRKITVFTYKPKKSSKRKMGHRQPYTKVQIEAINA; the protein is encoded by the coding sequence ATGTATGCAGTAATTGAGACCGGCGGCAAGCAGTATAAGGTACAGTATGGCGATGTCATCTATATCGAGAGGCTTGCAGCGGAGCAGGACGCCACCGTTGATTTTAAAGTTGTTGCTCTTGGCGGCGAAGAAGGCCTGAAAGTGGGCGCTCCCTTTGTAGAGGGCGCGAGCGTAACCGGCAAGGTTTTGAAAAACGGCAAGCAGAGAAAAATTACCGTTTTCACCTATAAGCCGAAGAAAAGCTCAAAGCGCAAGATGGGCCATCGTCAGCCTTACACAAAGGTGCAGATCGAAGCCATTAACGCTTAA
- the rpmA gene encoding 50S ribosomal protein L27: protein MLKINIQLFAHKKGGGSTKNGRDSESKRLGAKRADGQFVLAGNILVKQRGTHIHPGNNVGRGSDDSLFALIDGTVKFERLGRDRKKVSVYAVEQ, encoded by the coding sequence ATGTTAAAGATAAATATTCAGCTTTTTGCGCATAAAAAGGGCGGCGGTTCCACAAAGAACGGTCGTGATTCCGAATCCAAGCGCCTTGGCGCGAAGCGTGCGGACGGTCAGTTCGTTCTGGCCGGAAACATTCTGGTTAAACAGCGCGGCACTCACATTCATCCCGGCAACAATGTGGGCAGAGGTTCCGACGATTCCCTCTTTGCATTGATTGACGGCACTGTAAAGTTCGAGCGCCTTGGCCGCGACCGCAAAAAGGTTAGCGTATACGCTGTGGAACAGTAA